The stretch of DNA taataaagaactgaatatttcatggggtgtctgaattttttttaaatgactgcaaatgaaaaataaaaccaGTATTGGAAGATGATTAGAAGAAGACAATGGAAGATGAGCAGTCACAGCTACTCTTCCCAGTTCAGGTCAATTGGACGTCAATAATTGTCAGTGGAAGCCAGAGTTAATTTTAGGTCACCCTAttgtcattttagggcatttcagggcCACCTCCTGttctttggtcacttcctgatgatttttggTGACATGCTGGTAACTTAAGAGAACTTAAAAGTCACTTCCCATACATATTGGGTATATCAGTGtggcttcctgtacattttggagcatttcctgTCATTTTTAGGACACTTCCTGGTAAGTTCCGCTTATGATGTTGTGTACCATCTCACACACCCTTCCATTTCAGGCCTTTGTTCAGGTTGGGCTGACCTCTCCTCTCCGGGCTGGGAGAGAAACTGCAGTTCTCTGACCTCAGCGTTGCCCGGTGGTACTAGCGGAAGATGACCGTGACCACTGAGAAACATCTCGACGTCTTCCCGGTCCGACTCTGACGACGGCGGGTGCGACAGCAGAGCAGAGCGCTCCATAAACAACAGCTGCCATAACTTGGAACGATAAAGGGGAAACAGTTAAGTCTTGTAGAAATAGGAGTGCAAATATTGAAATCTAATTAGTAAATGATTACTTCTGAGAACAACGAGTTGGAATCATCATTGGTCTCTGGTGTGCTGTTCTCCAAGAGTCTGGACAATGGAACAAAAGACAGTTTTATTTGTGGAATTAAACACAACAGCAATCCCTAAAAGGTCCTGTACCTGGAGTCATTTGCTACCTCCTCAATGAAGTCCGACTTGCACCTGGGGCAGACAAAATCCTTGAAAAGAAAAGATCGTACTAAATTCCACACAGAGAATTTTTAATGTCTCCAAGTGCTTCACAGACCCACACTTGACAGTTACAACCTTGATCTGAACCCCTAAAAGTGCAAAGGAAAACCCCCCAAATCAcacttataattatttttattatcactTTTAGTGGTGTTGAACTGTACTGCATCCCACTGAGCTGTATCACACATTGTTCAAATGATAAGGTgtattatccatccatccatccatccatccatccatccatccatccatccatccatccatccatccacttcCGCTtactccggggtcgggtcgcggggggcagcagctttaacagggaagcccagacttccctctccccagccacctcAATCAGCTCCTCCGGTGgaatcccaaggtgttcccaggccagccgagagacatagtctctccagtgtgtcctgaGTCGtacccggggcctcctgccagTGGTACATGTCCTGAACACCTCTCCGAGGAGGCGTCCagcaggcatccgaaccagatgcccgagccacctcagctggctcctctcgacGCGGAGAAGTAGCAGCtcaacgccgagtccctcccagatgaccgagcttctcaccctatctctaagggagagcccggacacactgcgaaggaaactcatctcggccgcttgtatccgggatcttgttctttcggtcacgacccacagctcatgaccataggtgagcataggaacgtagatcgattagtaaattgagagcttcacctttcggctcagctcctttttcatcactacggaccggtgcagagtccacaatactgcagacgctgcaccaatccgcctgtcaatctcccgctccctcctaccctcattcgtggacaagatacttgaactcctccacttggggcaggatttcatccccgacccggacaacccactccacccttttccgactgaggaccatggtctcggatttggaggtgctgatcttcatcccaaccgctttatACTCGACTGCGAACTGCTCCAGTGGAGTTGGAGGTcaaggcttgatgaagccaacagcaccacatcatctgcaaaatgcAGAGAAGcagtgctgaggtcaccaaaccgaaacccctcaacgcttcggctgcacctAAAAATTCTGGCCATAATaagtatgaacagaatcggtgacaaagtgtagccttggtggagtccaacactcactgggaacgaattcgacttactgcctacAATGcgaaccaaactctgacacgggtcgtacagggactgaacagcccttaccaagggtttGGTACCTCGTAGTCCTGGAGCACACCCCACAGGACTTCGCGAGGCACACGGTCAAACGCCttttccagatccacaaaacacatgaagactggttgggcgaactcccatgcaccctcgaggaccctcaagggtgtagagctggtccactgttccatgaaaaccacactgcccctcctgaatctgagattcCACTTCCtgatggaccctcctctccagcacccctgaatagactttaccggggaggctgaggagtgtgacccCTCTGTGACTGGGACACACCTTCCGGTCTCCCTCCactccggtctgccaatccagaggcacagcATCTTCCCCTGCCATCGGACCCAACACAACACCAGGTAGTGATCAGTTGAGAgtgccgcccctctcttcacccgagtgtcaaaACATGCGGCCTTAAGTCCGATGATACGATTACAAAGTTGGTCAtcaaactgcggcctagggtgtcctggtgccaagtgcgcaTATGGACACTCCTATGTTTGAACACTGTGTCAGTTATGGACAAactgtgacgagcacagaagtccaataatagaacaccactcgggttctgatcgtggGGccattcctcccaatcacgccccttcaggtctcactgtcattgcccacgtgagctttggagtccccagaggtggcgctctccagcacaccctccaaggactccaaaaagggaagGTACTCTTAGcttctgttcggtgcataagcaaaaacaacagtcagaacccgtccccccacccgatggCGGAGGAAGGGTAGCCTCTCGTCTACCAGGGTAAACTCCAACATACAGGCGCCAAGCTGGggcgcaataagtatgcccagacCTGTTCGGAGCCtgtcaccatgggcaactccagagtggaagagagtccaacccctctcgagagaattggtaccagaacccaaactgtgtgtgGACGAGAGCAGagttgaattaaaagtcctatactgtatgtgtacatCGATCAGTTTTCAATTCTCTAATTAATGTTTTACTCATGTTACAGTTTATTGTAGACCTGTTTGCATCAAAATCACTCCAtgttttaaagtgcgtacgacaggataaaaatagtcttaaatagcattgttatgtgaattacaatcatattttgagatgattggactacatacaacaatttggcaaagcgcaaatgacgagaaattagtgttttaatccgccgtttagccacgcctaccattatagggctctagcgtccccaacaggaggatgacgtcggcaggagaatggtttcatctgatttacaattcatcccattgaggggaattattcagaacgaggaaaacgcgccgaaaagagccgcaaaatgtaattgtttcagtctctctgctccaatatttttacaggatattcttttgagctaagtatttttcctcatttgctaaataaatggtatggtcatgacaattaacattcttgtgctaaatggaatatgaaataataaaaatgcatttattcagtatgatatggcaaaaaatactccataatggtcaaaactgtcgacttcacctttactgtcgcacctcccaatcCGTAGTTCGTCAGGCTTTTATCATTTCCCTCTGCCggggctttggagaatgtaaacaaaccaagaggcgtgacagctagccgacatgctaacccgaaccgagtgacgtctcaaagtcttatttttgcttttcgaagcgaaaaatcacacaaaaccagCCCGGATCATTTTACACGGCATCATGGTTGTCGTttgtcttcgctgatcggcaacctgcccggcggcgagcaagttacggctCGTTCCCTTGCTATGGATAGGAGagcttgccggggaagcagcgagAGAGTAAcatcggacaaaccggccgacgtcgaaggaacgcgtagctgccacatggtcaacacgaatatggcgtaaaataatcctTAACTACACAGCAATGATGTaaacagagagcggcgtgcagttgttgtgcagttaACATGGCAGGATCTGTCTGAAGAGAACTTCTCTAtttgtccatgatcaaacgtaagtaaatagtcctttatttaaacaaaGTGTGTAGtgcttactttgtaatcgctgtattcacggccatttttaacagaaAGTTAagtccaatttctgatggggttgaaaatttgacagaacaccgggcacacgaagagggcaataagccgagtatagcactctcccggcggggggcgacaagctgccggtcgtcggccaagtggcattttcggtggaaaatcaaccacaaaatgcaagccaccttcaTATTAAAACGTCTGCcattatcccagtatttgacatacagtaatacaaaatttgatgttcactcacttctccgtaagtccaatggtcccacagtagtagggcttgttttggccaatatccacagtgaacgggaaccttttgaaacccaaaaaggcacacgcctctccctggtgcggcaacaattttctgcagccgtttgactggcgtgatgcgaaaaataaacgaattaacccgcaaaatcagctgaatccgcagtccatctgcatgctatgaaGCGATGctatattgtgagatgctgacccgggtgacgtcacattcgcattcgtcctaaacccgagactgaggCCGGAAGTCACCcaatttcatggcgcgggattcaaaaattgaatatataaaacgatctctTCCAaaaacatccaagcagtccatttcattcaggcgcataaaatacagcgtgaaatatgaaataaacatgctttttggtgtcatacccaCTTTAAAATCACTACACTATTGTGATTATTTGACTCGAGGCTAATTAAGGGCTCGGGTTATTGTTTACTTTATGATTATtgttgttacaaattttattgggcCGGTCTTTCAATGACTCCCGGGCCACTCCCCCATCCCCAGTCTGCCCCTtcgtccaattaattttgactggattggacatctagcgccataAATGGCTATGAAACCAAAACATTCCCAGCCAGTCTTATGGGCAttgacaggttacttcctgttgattttgagtcgcttcctattcatttggggacaatcttgagtcactttcttttcagtaacccataaGCAACAAGAAACCtgtcaatgccccaaaatcaacaggaagtgacccataaatgcctcaaaaagaaaaggaattgaccaaaaatcaacagcaaatgacatgaaatggcCCAATATGAACTCGCACCCTGGCCTTTGCTGCCATTGAGGTCTACGAGTGATACAACCACTAGCGAAATGTATGGaaacaccagtctcggacgagcactcactcagacattttattatgtacaacaaacttgttcaaaagtgcaactccttggcattcagaaacactaaaagaaatgaataaacaaaattgtggtggtcagtaaatgttacttttatagagcaagtgcagggaaatattctgaagaaaaaaatatggaatcactccattttgagtacaAAATACAGACACACGCAGTCAATTTcgtttccttaattgggcccctgcctcatattagatctgctcgttagtcagcagttaaaaacagtgcagttatcacaccttggatggctgctggaccaagtggattcacaagaatcatggctccaacaagagagatgtctcttaaaaccaaggagaggattatcaaacttcttgaagaaggcaaccttacacgtatggttgccaaagatgcgggctgttcacagtcagctgtatcaaaaatctggaccagtACAAACaacatggcaaggttgttaagggtaagcgtactggtagacagaggaagacatccaaacgcCATGACAAACAACGAAAGACCATATGGCTTGAAAACCGAAGATGTACagcaagacaaatgaagaagaaatgggaggaagctggagtcaaggtatgtgacagaactgtgcaagaTCACTAAAAGGAAATgtgattttcatacaggaaagctaaaaggaaaccatcattgacacttaagcagaaaagaacaagactgcaatgggctaaggagaggcaatcattgactgtgaatgactggatgaaggttattttcagtgatgagtcaagaatctgcattggaaaaggtgatgatgctggaacttttgtttggtgccgttccagtgagatttacaaagatgactcctgaagaaaacatcaaaattccctcagtcctggataatatggggctgcatgtcaggcaaaggcactggggagatggctgttctTAAATCTtctataaatgcacaagttttcattgatattttagacagctttcttatcccttcaattgaaaatatgtttggggaataatgaaatcattttcctagatgacaatgcatcatgccacagaggtaAAACtactaaagcattccttggagaaagactcattcggtcaatgtcatggcctgcaaatagcccagatctcaacccgattgaaaacctgtggtggaaatggaataaaaatggtccacagcaaggctccgacctgcaaggatgatctgaaaACTGCAattaaagagagttggcaccaaattgatgaagaatactcatctagTCCATGTCTCAaaaactgcaagctgtcataaaagccagaggtggtgctactaaatactagagatgtgttttgattataTTTctgtgtttgtttctcatgattccatatatttttcctcataatggagtgattctatatttatttctctgtacttgctctataaaggtaacatttactgaccaccacaatgtttttattcatttcttttagtgtttctgaatgctaaagagttgcacttttgaactaattcattatctttttaaacttttatccgagtttgagctacataataaaatttgtgagtgagtgctcgtccaagactggtgattccatactttgtgATAGGGGTtgcaaactcattccaattctcagcagaaggatgaaaatagcttgtttttctgttgattagttgttttgtagaacaaTTTCCTACTTGTTGTGTCGCCATAtcatgagatcatcgttatcgtgagccttgtattgcaATTAGTATCGTAAGGTACCCAAAAGTTCCCACCCCGAAGGTGTATAAACCTAAGGATCAGAATCATACATTGGATTTTCTCCCACATATCGGAAGACCCTCCATGTGTGAGGACTGAACCTACTCTGCTtgccaaaaaagaaaatgttcctCTGACTTGAACCACATTATTCGTTTTAGCCTGCTTGTTTGTCACAGATTATTTCCATATCAAGATGAACGATGAGATCACTGAGCAAGCAGCGATCCTGAATGATGTCATGGCAATGCCGGGAGATCATAACACTTTACAAAGCATCCTATTAAAATGCGCTGATCTCATCCCTATTTCTGCTAAAAGCTCCCATGAGGCATTTTTGCATGGTGTCTGGGAATGGCTCTGATATGCTAATCACAATAATTATACTCCTCATTTCTTGTATGAAAGTAGCATTTGGCTTAGGCGGAAAAGGAAACGTCACCATTAAAGTGACTCCCAAGATTCAAATGTGCGCTTTCAAGAGAACAATTAGCCATAACTCAACTAAATCTTGTTATAAAGAGTGAGAAGGCAAGTTTACCAACgtactatttttttgtattttatttttctctccCAGTACCACTCAATTGGGACAAGAATCATTTGAGTACTGCGAATCATTTATCTTTGTTCAACaatccgtaaaaaaaaaaaaaaaaaaaaaactagtttaCTACTTACCTTAATTTACACTATAAGACacgcctgactataagccaccacccaccaaatttggcgcgAAAACGGcaattgttcatagataaactgcactagaatataagccgcagggcggtgggacgggcggctgggtagaaattccatgctgcggtcccactgccccaagccaagttctcctattttgatgcatacattgcactaccctcccctcacaatcccattacggtgctgggtaatggctgccagccgggaacctgagagccacagtaatagtggtaggtgggtcccacactttttctctatggcatggctcccggggcatggcctcccctctgcctgggctgccggccgcgggattgGGGGGAGGTCGGGGTTCCAGTCTCGCGTCGCCCCGCTGGGGCTGGTGGTGCGCCTCCCCGGGGGACCAACCTGGATCCCTGGGGGTagggggggtgacgatggctcctttgctgggctgcgggagaagGGATGGGCTGCACTGAACCCACCACCCCCTGGCCGCCAGCACGGGGAGGGAGGGGCCGCGGCCCTGGGTAGGCGCCCGCGTGGTGTCCCCGCTCGTCTGTGTGGCTGTCGCGTGCTTGGTAGGGCTCGCGTGCGACTGGATGTGAtatggcgcgctcgggtgggggggcccGGTGCcgagattggcgatggggcggcgtagggtcggtcgccatcgggcttacactcacaagggattcacacgattactgggttctaaatcacagagctgatttgtgtacactctacccctttcaatcacttacctTATACACTTCCCCTCCGAGGTATGTtgcatgatcacaatgggaatatgtcatactctcaatgtgaaacattaaaactgttcataccaaccgggcacttagacttccattgtcCGTGTTAAAGAGCTGaaaaggacaggtttaaaaaagaaaaaaaaaaaaaatatatatatatatatacagtggggagaacaagtatttgatacacagtcaatgggaaaacccattggcagtgtatcaaatacttgttctccccactggtcagtgacgtgcggtcaggggaggcaggtgaagcagagcctcacctgtcatcatgacaaaaaaataattatagcatcaaatttatattaatatttgtccattgctctttatttatgactcatttcaaacattttttatagtcaaaatcgctgaatttgcctatttcctgttcaaataaagaaatgaaacgagaggtgcggcagcaacgagtaaagcctcacctctgattgcgcaatccttaacaaactgggttgatacatggaattggagtgtgctggttgccgtacatctgcatgtcgccattataatgtttccagatacgtttatttgacctgattttcctcagtctggctaatgtctttaacccttaaagtttaatgtttgttagcgacatatttagttttgctgatgggaaataaaaccgcagtgaaaagacacaggctgcggcagatagtactctgccgcactgcaagggggcgtacgtgaaactggactttccgttaaaagtggacgcggttaacacaatgccggagctaaaaggtttgcttcaaactacgggacagaggataactcgcgcttttcaaacggactggtgcacccgaaaagactgtctatgtggctgtccttcgaaaaatcgcctttgctgctttccctgccttttcttctcaacttgcgccaatgtctggactaacacgagatattgtgacattaaaaaactaccacgaagcctcagcaaacatgagagctcgaccactcacattcaaagcctgtttgctttaaaaacttttggaagctcaaggatcgatttggctttgacgaacagcggaagctcaacggtagcatcctcaaaagctaaggtaaagaaaagagtttgaaagacctcattaatgcaacctgcatcctagctaaacaggagttaacatttcgtggtaacgacgagcgtgtagctcttctaaaagtggcatatatgtagaacgatttcatggttttgctgagaaagatgaaaggttagctagacatttggacacatccactgtgttttgtggcttgtcaaatagaacacagaacgatctaattgaagcaatcctctccattgaggcggagagattttttttttttaaagtaaaggaaaataaggaggacttttactaaaagggcgtaggtttgcatagggacggtagggacataacactaccaacttttcagcatgctaaaataggtccccaccaacttttaagcaaccttaccttttttgcatgatataatgttcagttatatagagaatttagatctttcaatagttccatatgttgtaaggatagaattgaccctaccattattaagtgaattattttcactacgtttatgtttgctaataaaaaccagacatttattcaggaagttttcaaaatgtttctttagtattttctgaaaacaaaggtttgaattgaacagtgtatcatctaaaccaatgcacgtaaaagttattatcagtagataaggatttattttgcattgatcattttgcctattaattaattaggttcatatatattataaatgtggccctttgcccccttcatccaatctgtttggtctaattaatgtcccgtccccagcaaaaagtgtacctacatgcaggttatgctgttatatcgtccctacgaatgttgagacaaaacctatgcccttccaaagtaacgccggtttttgtggtgaaggacaggcgcaagaccacaaacagttttcatttcaatcttattaaaaaaaaaagagcttggaccaagaaaaatacaatagaatatttaaaaactaaattttggccttaaataacatattatttgtttttcttttcacactttttgtttagcaatctgtaataaattgattaaagtttcagaattaaaagttttaaaaacaactgaatatttcactaaaggtcagaattgaattctgtggttttgtacaccactctttactctcatttatgttgcattaatTATAGAATGgtgacggccaacacattgagggtgtagagcaaatgcatgttattttcttacttttacgtatcgataatatgtactgtgtgtgcctgttttgtgaagaatgctgatgagatatgaaataaccagtagccaattgagtaagctaccctttttggtttatatatttggaaatctgacactaaaggagtcagtgcctcaccaaccatgaacctcaccgcacgtcactgagatatatatatatatatatatatatgagggggaaaaaagaaaaataatataagCCACAGCTATCCTCACtctattataggatatttacacccaaagatataaccggtaacactttatttaacagcggcatcataattctgtcatgagaccaaatgaaccactatgaagctttgaaccaattgtctgcaaagcttcatttggccaacaCTGCTCCTttaagggagacagtcaacctccactgccaccttctgtcaacactgttgttgtccaacatgcctcctaggatgcattgcagcgctacagatttaaataacaatcaaaattcatgttcagtgctaattatttctccagttacgtttccagttgtttcattatttgccagttatggtatttggtaatactttatttgaaagtggtgccataagactgtcatatgacaatcataattgtgacatgacactgtcatgggcattaataaatgcttataacagatgtcatttagtgttatccggcaaatgatctctcccctttgaatggatgtaaaagatctgagctggacataaatggagttagtgacataatttgccagatgacacttaatgacatctgtcatgagcattcagtaatgcccattttagtgtcatgtcataattatggcggtcttttgacagtcttatgacgccgctgtcaaataaagtgttacctattaacccaaaataatcaacaaataagttgCACTAACTATAacacgcaggattcaaaatgaaggaaaagtgttgcggcttatagtccgaaaattacggtattttagtTTAAAGCAGCActtggtaattttttttcagttttagttaATTTAAGCGATGCCGGGGGACAAAAGCgggagtgttttgccttaaagggatccacggatagaaaaacatgtagttcttaaatgataaatgttagtacaagttataattatttgatattaaaacccctcttaatgttttcatttcaataatatttgtaaaagagttttaactagtaggttgccattgttgttgacgttgcttggcggtgacgtcacagtgccacgctgccgtacttcacagtgtcactctaaaataaaaaacgtgtcactctttaattatgtaaggtagtgatttaaatacgccacaaggtgtcaatggcaagttttcaattaattagggatctagccaatgagtgcgttttgtcccttgactgacgccgtagttttccTTTAATGTGCACAATGGGGTGTAAGGCAGAGAAAAAGGAGTGTGGAAACAGGCGttcagattcgtagctcggacccgcctccttcacaacaaacataagtgccatatagtgaaaataaaactaaaataatattcatatctctcaaaaaataatgttcacccaaaaaaaaaaaggctaaaatctacattaatgaggccctattctcacacagttaaacaacaatgagaagagaactggcattcacaaattcataatcaaaatatatatgcatagcacacataaaacttactcagagttCGGTCAaattctatttaaacattttaaacgTTTAGCtccacaaatacactggatggcaaaatttagtcacgatatacaaactatgatgctgggagcaaTTATCAGAAGTCTTGTTTGTTGTGACCTACTCTACTACGGCgttagtcgagggacaaaacgcactcatcgTCTTGAgctcttattaatttaaaactcgccaatgacaccttgtggtgtattcaaATCACTACcatacatagttaaagagtgacactgtgaagtacggcatcgtggccatgtgacgtcaacctcgtgcgacgtcaacaacaatggcgagctactagtttattttttgttttaaaattttacaaattttattaaaatggaaacattaataccaaattattgtaactcgtactaaaatttatcttttaagaactacatgtctttctatccaaggtACCCTTTAAGGAAAACTGCCCTTTCCCATgaagaccagcgcacacccgcatagtgtcgtaaaatcatgatggtcgcctgcagatggattaaacaacatttctgcttcctacggctgtgtgaaggatgtacagtggggcaaataagtatttagtcaaccactaattgtgcaagttct from Corythoichthys intestinalis isolate RoL2023-P3 chromosome 22, ASM3026506v1, whole genome shotgun sequence encodes:
- the LOC130910834 gene encoding uncharacterized protein LOC130910834 produces the protein MPELKGLLQTTGQRITRAFQTDWCTRKDCLCGCPSKNRLCCFPCLFFSTCANVWTNTRYCDIKKLPRSLSKHESSTTHIQSLFALKTFGSSRIDLALTNSGSSTVASSKAKCLLTFLGELQDILIDREQQNLVPAQPPSIYVIIWDNIGFHRTNQIREWFNIHQQVLNVCLPPYTPFLNPIEELISSWPWKVYDREPYSGEPPQGHRPGL